From the genome of Xyrauchen texanus isolate HMW12.3.18 chromosome 7, RBS_HiC_50CHRs, whole genome shotgun sequence:
AAGGATCAGGGTGTACCGAATCACACCGGTTTGtgacacaaatattattaaaactagcaaagtgcgcagagctcgccgttcataTGTCCGACCCTCGCATGGCATCCATGAGTCTCCCTAAATGTGgttatttaattataaagaagagAATTATCATTgagtactttttgtaacattacgGGAAACTGTATTTGAATTTTCTCTTGTCATCCTCCGTAACGCACGTCTAGCGATCAGAGCGTGTGTATAACTCACATTTTTTAACATTCACATTCAACTCTGATACCGAAGAGAATATTTTCAAACACAGTAGTGTGTTCTTAATTTCTGAACAGTCATAAAAAGAGTAGTGTCATCTGCTAGTTGGcaacatttaatttgtttatcTGCTATTTGTATACCTCTGAAGGGATGTTTATTAAAATGAAGAGAAATTGTTTGGGTGaccagtaaaaacaaaaaaggggAAATTGGGCAGGCAAGCTTAATTCCTTTATCTATTTGAAATCTTGAAACAGTGCGAAGTGGGAGTTTAATTGAACTGTTACAGCCATTATATAAAGCATGAATGACTTGTATAAAGTATTTCCCAAACCAAAAGAAATCaagtgtttaaataaaaatgtgtgatcCACAGTGTCAGATGCTTTATAGAAATATAGAAATGTTTACCTTTCTGCAAAGATCAATGCTAATACTTTTACATTATTGTTGATCAATGTtattccaataataataatagatatttGTTAGGTTTTTGGTAATAATGTTATTAGGCCCTGAGTCATAGAGATGGGTAATTTACTATTTCTTAGCTTCTTTATATACTGACAAAACAAATTCAATAACCTCTCCTTTAAAGGCTTTAAAAAAACTCACTGGTTAAACGATCAGTGCCAGGGGATTTGTTGCCCTTCAATTCACTAATTCCATAATCAATCTCAATCATAGACAACTGTAAATCACATATTTTTGGAGAATCTATGTCAATTTGCTTAGCATCTTCTTTAACTGAATTTAGAAAGGAGGAAATATCACCATTGGTGTATTTTttcatattgattttttttataaaatgttgcaACTAAAGTAGAGACTTGTGATCTTCCGATAAGTTTCCGTTAATCTTGAGCCGCATTATAGAATTATATGCATGTCTATTTTCCTAGTTGAAGTGTTCTTTTCGCCCTCCTCTAgccatttacaggtgaaactcgaaaaattagaatatcgtgcaaaagttcattaatttcagtaattcaacttaaaaggtgaaactaatatattacagcttatgaaaaccccaaattcagaatctcagaaaattagaatattacatgaaatcaataaaaaaaaaaggattttaaatacagaaatgtcggccctctgaaaagtataatcatgcatatgtactcagtacttggttagggccccttttgcattaattactgcctcaatgcagcgtggcatggaggctatcagcctgtggcactgctgaggtgttatggaagaccaagatgcttcaatagcggccttcagctcttctgcattgtttggtctcatgtctctcatctttctattagcaatgccccatagattctctatggggttcaggtcaggcgagtttgctggccaatcaagcacagtaataccatggtcattgaaccaggttttggtacatttggcagtgtgggcaggtgccaagtcctgctggaaaatgaagtcagcatctccataaagcttgtctgctgaaggaagcatgaagtgctctaaaatgtcccggtagacggctgcgttgactctggacttaataaagcagagtggaccaacaccagccgatgacatggcaccccaaaccaacacagactgtggaaacttcacactggacttcaagcatcttggattgtgtgcctctccattcttcctccagactctgggaccttggtttccaaatgagatgcaaaatttgctctcatcagaaaagaggactttggaccactgagcaacagaccagttctttttttctttagcccaggtaagacgtttgacatttgaagcccatgtccaggacccgtctgtgtgtggtggctcttgatgcagtaactccagcctcagtccactccttgtgaagctcccccacacatttgaatggccttttcctgacaatcctctccaggctacggtcatccctgctgcttgtgcacctttttcttccacacttttcccttccacttaactttctattaatgtgctttgatacagcactttgagaacatccaacttcttttgcaattaccttttgaggctttccctccttgtggagggtgtcaatgatggttttctgcacaacttaTTTCTTATTGTGACATTGTATGGTTTGATTGTATTAGCCTGTCAAATAGAAATAGAATGACTAAGCTGACTAAGACTGCTTCTAAAGTGATTGGAGTTCAACAGATATTGCCTcaggacatttttaaaaaacgAGTTGTTAAAAAAGCTTTTTCAATAATCAATtgtccatcacattcattacataAAGAGTTTGTTATTCTTCCATCTGGCCGCAGATATAGAGTAATGGGGGGGAGAACTAGGAGGTGGAACTCATTCATACCAACTGCTATTTTATTGATGAATAGTCTGTAACCAtgtgtgttctttttgttttgtgagaGTCTATGTGATggaagagtgttttttttttttttgtgatgtggaGCACCTGTGCAAAACTAATTTCCTAAGGGCTAAataaactactactactactactactactaactgtcaggtcagcagtcttccccatgattgtgaattcaactgaaccagactgagagaccatttaaaggctcaggaaccctttgcaggtgtttagctgattagagtgtgacactttgagcctacaacactgaaccttttcacaatattctaattttctgagattctgaatttggggttttcataagctgtaagccataatcgtcaaaattatatcaaataaaggcttgaaatatcttactttgcttgtaatgagtctatataatatattagtttcaccttttaagttgaattactgaaattaatgaacttttgcacgatattctaatttttcgagtttcacctgtatgtcttGAATGGACAAATACTCATTTACGACCTaaatcttgccttaagaacaggtggagccaccaaattaagcactgacttgctacaaactaactagtagttactaagcccttaatGTGAACTTCACGTCTTAACCCATTTGAGACCTTACGCACAGATTGTGTAACCCTACCCCAGGAGGTTATATTCTAGACTCGACCGATAGATGGCTCTATACGCTTCCGTTCGTGGTTCGTCGTCGTTCTTGACATTTGTTTGTCAAGATGGCTGCGGCTATAACATGCCGCCTGACTGCTATATGCAGACAATTTCAGCGCGTTCTCACCGTGTCTTCATACACACAACCTCAACATGCAACTCAAGTTCTGTCCAGATTTCACTCTTGTCCACAAAGGTATGATCTTCCTGTTTATAGTATGTCAAGTTAAAATGTCAGTGTATCGTGATATTGTCTTAACCAGTAAGATATTAAATACTCTCCATTCAACGACATAATTAATCTCGTTCCGTATTTCTCATAATGTAGACAGATGCATGATACATGGTGGTTTCGAAGTCCCATGTATAGTCGAGCCCTCCATACGTCCTGTGGCAGAAAAGGACTGGAAGAATTTTTTGACCTCCAGGAGAACTGGGGTGAAACAACAGTTAAATCAGGTACCATTTAATAAACCAGGTTTTATCATCACATGACATTATCTTGTGTAGTTCgtgttattgtatattttgtgACCCCATAGGTGCCCCATGGACTGCCAAACAGCTTAGGTCAAAAAGTAACGAAGACTTACACAAATTATGGTAATTGTGTACTGTTTGTAGTTTGTAGATTTAGTACACTAgttgtaataaataatataactCATGCCCTATTTTGTTTCTTAGGTATGTTCTCTTGAAAGAAAAGAACATGCTACTCACTATAGAACAGGAGGCAAAACGACAGTGTGTTCAGATGCCTAGTCCAGAACGCATCAAAAAGGTAcgaaaaatataaaagatttggAGTGTTAGAAATGTACAATTATTACACTCACTGCACAACCATGTGGTTTAAAATGGGTTATgtcatgcattatttatttatattaaacatacatacatacatacatacaacagttagttccagtcctcaaatctgattggacgagagacgttccatgagtactgatggtctcgcACCATCatcactcagacgcttcactgtgtgtgtatcactctgcttgtgttcgtgctgttctaaactaaagtgtaagaggaGTACAGAtttgttaagagctactgtatatgtgtctcatacatgtaattttttgacattacatttgTTAGCCAGTAGGagatggcaaaagataatttttgtgtgtaaatgagccagttaggtgacgtgtagtcagcgtcagtcagtatttacataaaacagcaccgcgtgatcgcttgtattactgcTACACTACTAAAggtaggaaatagctttaaatgaacaacttcagctttataactcatcacagctgagagacacaacagactgattaattacacaaactcaaggcgcttgCCTCTTACCAGACTTTCAACATTGGAgaggacacactgtttaaaatggcagaggacattgcatttcctatagtgaatgactcttgtgcaccagcTACTGTGAAATGGGGAGAAAAACCCCCACTTGGATGGCTTTTTTTCCACtcagaaagctgatcttcagaaagctgacagcatgtctgcttgggagtggcaacatgTGATAGCACACgctaaatttctctctctctctcacacacacacacaaacacatccgtccttgtttatccaatagcttggtagaaacagcacaagccagggtactatttctgaagtgacatttttgaattactaacggaggcttggacgcatcatttggtttgaaccagcaatggaagattctgatccgtcgcgtaagaatgtagttccatgcacaaatgcgttttaatGACCGTACTCCGTTTTGCCAAATTTTTCAAAtgttcttgttcattgaactgttgtatttaagcaatatcacatccaattggccctaaatcagcacagctgtgattacctacggcactcagcCTGAGgtcaaatcacagcagtgctgatat
Proteins encoded in this window:
- the mrpl47 gene encoding 39S ribosomal protein L47, mitochondrial, translating into MAAAITCRLTAICRQFQRVLTVSSYTQPQHATQVLSRFHSCPQRQMHDTWWFRSPMYSRALHTSCGRKGLEEFFDLQENWGETTVKSGAPWTAKQLRSKSNEDLHKLWYVLLKEKNMLLTIEQEAKRQCVQMPSPERIKKVERSMKRLDTVVNEREDALRLLQTGQEKSRPGAWRRNVFGKTMWHSYREYPIPWYLNTRYKRRRFYEPSHVAPYTRLSLEKYMKTKIQKEKREKGNQKRLADIFPKKTALA